Sequence from the Pontibacter pudoricolor genome:
GGTTGCCGGCTGCCACTCAAATTTTCAACTCATTTCTTTATTTCAACTGCATCTGTAGTTCACGGTATTTTTTACTGTAGGCTATAGTGCGCATTTCTATCAGGATTTAATTTTATATGGATCAGATTAAAAAGACAGGCGGAACTGCACTGGTTCCTTTTTTAGTTTTCGTGCTGATTTTTCTTGGCGCCGGTATTGTGCTTAACGACTTTTATGCGCTGCCCTCGCCGGTGGCAGTTATATGCGGCATCATCGCAGCTTTTTTGCTTTTAAAAGGGAGCATAAATGCCAAAGTAGATGCCCTGATCCGGGGTTGCGGCGATTCCCAGATCGTTACTATGTGTATCATTTATTTGCTGGCCGGGGCCTTTGCGGTGGTTTCGCAGGCAATTGGTGGGGTAGATGCTACCGTTAACTTAGGCCTGACTTATATTCCGGTTCAATACCTGGCATTAGGAGTATTTTTGCTGGCGGCATTCCTGTCTACGGCTACGGGTACTTCGGTGGGTGCTATAGTTGCGCTTGGGCCGATTGTAGTGGGGCTGGCTGAGCAAAGTAATTCCCCGATGCCGCTTATGCTGGGCGCTTTACTGGGCGGCGCTATGTTCGGTGATAACCTTTCCTTTATATCTGATACAACTATAGCTGCTACCCAAACGCAGGATTGTGAAATGAAGGATAAGTTTAAAGTGAACTTCCTGATTGCCGGTCCTGCCGCTTTGCTAACCATTGGCTTGCTGCTGTTTGCGGGTTTTCAGACCGATCCTGCCCAGGCTGTTTTACCCGCAGTGCAGGAAATAGAGCTCATTAAAATTGTGCCTTACCTGCTGGTGCTCTTCCTGGCGGTATATGGGGTAAACGTGTTTGTAGCCCTGATAGCAGGTATAGTTGCCTCGGGTGCGGTTGGTATAGTTGGCGGCGACCTGGATGTGCTGCTGTTCACTAAAAAAATATACGAAGGTTTTACCAGCATGACCGAGATCTTCCTGCTATCGATGCTGACCGGCGGGCTGGCCGAAATGGTACGACAGGCAGGTGGCATTCAGTTCCTTCTGAGCAAGGCAAACAAGTTTATCAGCGGGTACAGGTCTTCGCAGTTGGGTGTTGGGTTACTGGTAAGTGGCGTGAACAGTGCTATCGCCAATAATACGGTATCTATAGTTGTAACAGGGCCTGTAGCAAAAGATATAAGCCAGCGCTACCATATCGATAAGCGTAAAACTGCTGCCATACTGGATATTTTTGCCTGCATTGTACAGGGATTGCTGCCCTACGGAGCCCAGATACTTATTATGCTGAGCTTTACAAAAGGTAAGGTGTCATACCTGGAGGTGCTGCCATATGCCTGGTACCTGTACCTGCTGCTGTTCTTTACTGTGCTGGCTATAGTTACGCCTTTTGTAGATAAATTCTTTCAGAATAAGCCTGCAACTATACCGGCTCCACAAGCGGTTGCTGCTTAAGCAACTGTTTACACAACCTATATTTCTATAAAAAAGAACCACTCGGGCATGTGCTTAAGTGGTTTTTTTTGCGTACTCTCCGGCAGCTATAGTTCGGTAGCAAGACTGCCATCAAACATCCAGTCCAGGGCAGTGGCTTTATAATTGAAAACCTCCAGCTGTGTCTTTAATTTAAATTCCGGTAACTGCTCCAGTTTTGTACAGACACGGGCTACATCCATCAGGGCAATACTTTCCAGGGTGTTTACCCGCGCAAACTTGAGTAAATTTGATTTAGGTAATAGGGGATAAATAAGCTCCAGCATCCAGTTCTGGTCTGCAAACTCCACGTAATGTATAGCGCGCGCATCGCTTAACCAGTACTGGCAATTGTTGCTGATACAGGCTTCAATAGCTATTTTAAAGTTCTGTCTGAAAATCTCGCTCGATGGGTGCTGCAGCCACTCTACATAAACGAATTTTATATGTTCGTCCAGCTGAATGATAATGTACTCGTCCTGGTATAGCGTGTTTAGCTGTATGCTTATTGGTTCTGTTGTGTTTGCTGCTGTCATGTAGTTTCCTGTAGGTTATCCTGCGCGAAGCTGAGCCACTCAATGGCTTCATCTTCTGTCAGAAAATATTGTATAGTTTGGGGATAAATCTGATTCTTCACCCGGCGGTTCATGTTTTCACTCGCGATTTGCTGCATCACATCCGGTGCCGAAATTATGGCTAAACGCTCTACAGGGTTCTTTTTTAGTACAGATACTGTAATCGCAACTGCCCATGCCTGGTCTTCGAGGTTAATGATGCCCAGTTGCTGGTTATTGACCAATATGGCCTGTATGTTATTGTTAATGACGGCGCGGGCCGTTTTTAAAACCGCGTACCGGTATTCGCGGCTGGTTACCCTGCGGAGCCAGCGTAGTTGCAGTAACTTTGTTTTATTATCTGTTACAATAGTTACAAAATCTGTCTGGCAGCGCATAACCTGCGAATCAGGGTGAAGTAAAGCAGTTGTTTCAGTTTTGCCAGTTGTAGCTTCCTGTAAAGGGTTCTCTGTAAGCTCGCAGGCTGCATATCTCTTTAAATCCCTTACGCTGGCTTGCAGGGGTATGGGTAGTTTGCGGGTGGTAAGCGCTTCCTTCGGAAACGGGGGCTGTAAGAGCCAGTCCCTTGCCTGTTCCTGATCGAAAAAGAACCTGATCTCATAAGGCTGATCCGGTCCATTTTTTATGACCGCCTCATACATCTGCTGTTGGGTTCCTGTACTGGAAAATACCCTGGCGCTGCGGCTCAGTGTCGCTTTCTTTTTAACTTCATTCAGAAAGCTGTTCGAATCCTGCTGATCTTCCAAAGTAGAGTCTCCCATCCTGCTGAAGTCAGTCAGTAAATACTTTACACGAAGTGCCGCAATACATACCCCTACAAACCTGATATACTGGCGATATTCGCTGCTACTGACTGGTCGCTGCCACACAACCTCTAAAAACCTGGTTTCCAGCTGGAAGCTTATGGTCAGCGGCGGAATTCTCCTTGGTTTGGTAACATCGTTATAAGTAGCAGCTTCCTGGTTCTGGCTTTTATTAAATAGAACCTGCCCCGGATTGCTGTAGGCTTTTACATGTCTGTTCTGCATTACTGGTACACCTGCTCCATATTTAAAGGGAGCGCTTTTAAAATGCTATAAAAATCAGATTATCACAGACTTATAAACTGATTACAACTTGGTCTGGTTCAACAGTTTTATTTAATCCTTGTATAGTTATAGTTGGGTCTTCTTTTACCAGCTATAACTGTATTTCCGTACACGATAAGTCTATAAAAATTATATCACTGCAACTTGTAAGTTTCTGTTTTACAGGGTAATGGAAAAGCATTTGTTTGGGTAATAATCTTGCTGGTCTGACTAAAAAAGCGATACAATTTGTCGTTGCATAGCCTTGATGCGATACGTGGAATTACAGATTGTCAGTCTGGTTTGGCTTAGGCCTGAAGTTGCTTCTGATCAGGTGTGTGAACGGTATTTATAACATGCTGGATTTCCTGCAGAACCTGAAAGGGTTTTTACTGTTCTCAGGAACGATGGAGTAGTTTTGCTTATAGGTGAATACAGTCGAGTTGCATTTAAAGCGGCTGTATTAAGCGTAAAATCCTGTTCTTATTCCGGGTTTGCTACCAAAGTGCCAGCCTGGCATTTTGCCTCTTTGTAAACATGTATTTTTTTCTGTCCAGCTACGCTCAACTATAGTTGTACGGAACCGGAGGTCCGTGTAATAGAAGTTTTGATTTGTGTCTGCACGCCGCCCGAAACAACTATAAAAGGCACTAAAAAAAGGCAAAGATGTGATCTCTGGTATGAGGTTGTCTGGCTAAATATAGTTGAACTATAAACGTGGTGAAAGTGCAACAGGCGTAAGAAATAGGCTATAAACAGCAAAGGCACCCCAGAATGCAGGGACGCCTTTGTTGTTTATAGTTTGAATGTTTAACTTCCGGATTATGCTTCGGCGCTTGGGTCAATTTCTTCAACTTTAGAACCCCTGAAACCATAGTACACAATGTACAGGTAACACAGGATCGGCACTATAAACGATATTTGCAGGTTACCTGTAACATCAGCTACGTAGCCTTGCAGCGGCGGAATAATAGCGCCGCCAACTATAGCCATAACCAGCAGCGATGAACCCTGGCTGGTATGCACGCCCAACCCTTTAATAGCCAGCGTGAAGATAGTAGGGAACATGATGGAGTTGAACAGACCGATTGCAATAACGGACCACATTGCCACAGAACCGGTCGCCAAAATAGTAATCAGCAGCAACACGATAACAGCCGTAGCGAAGAAACCCAGCGTACGGCCCGGCAGGAACCTGCCCAGCAGCAACACCAGGAAATTCAGCACGATCATGCCTAATGCAATCAGAGCCTCCTCCTGGCCATAAATAGTGAACATCAGCGTAAACACGACGGCCGTGATCGCGCCGATGATCAGGTATTTGGTGTTATTGTTCCTGAAATCGGCAAGAGCCACTGCCCCAAAGAAACGGCCGATCATAGCGCCACCCCAGAATAAGGCAAGGTAATGTCCGCCTTCAGCTTCGGTCAGGCCTGCAATATGCGGCAGTTTAAAGAAATTTATCAGGGTGCTGCCAATAGCCACTTCGCCCCCCACATACATAAAGACACAAATGATACCCAGCACCAGGTGGCGGTACTTTAGTGCGCCAGAGTCAGGTATAATTCTGCCTTCGCCTTTTACATGGGGCAGTTTGGCAAGTTTTATCAATACGGCAATAGCAATAAGCGAGGCAGCAAGGCCCAGGTAAGGCATTTTAACTGACTCCGCATTGGCTGCAGCTACTGTATTTACCGTTTCAAAAATAAGATAACCCCCTATCAGCGGGGCAATCGTGGTTCCGAAAGAGTTGAGCGCCTGCGTCATGTTGAGGCGGCTGGCAGCACCGCTGGCCGGGCCAAGTATGGTAACATACGGGTTAGCGGCAATTTGTAATATAGTTATGCCTGAGGCAAGCACGAAAAGCGCTATCAGGAAAAAGCCATAGCTCTGCAGATCGGCGGCAGGGTAGAACAGCACACATCCGGCAGCAGCTACGACAAGTCCTGCAATTATTCCGTTCTTATACCCGATCCTCATAACCGGATCGCCTTTGGTTACCGAGATAATGAAGTACAGCAGCGATATAAAAAAGTAAGCGCCGAAGAAAGCCGACTGGACAAGCATGGCCTGCCAGTGCTGCAGCACAAATACCTGTTGCAGTTTTGGTATCAGAATGTCGTTCATGCAGGTAATCAAGCCCCACATAAAGAAAAGCAGGGTCACGATAATAAGAGGACCTGTGAAGTTTTTAGCCGTTACTTGTTCGTTAGCTGGCGTACTTTGGGTGGTTGGTGTAACTCCGTCCATTGGGAAGGTATAGAGGTTATAGTTGGTTTAGTTGTCGTTTTACTGTTTTTACACACTGCAAGCGATTTTCAGCCTTTAAACTATAGGCATTGTCATTATACCCGAAGCTCAATATATATAATCTATACCGGTTACGTATATTCTCATCAAACTTTTCCTGGCAGCACTACACAACCCTGGCCGGGCATCAGAATGGTGTAACTGTATCCGGGAGTAAACCGCTGTCTATAGTTGCTGATAAGTACAACCTGGTTTATGATATTCAAAAATCCGAATCCAAACAGCCTTTCGTCTATTTTCCGGGTACTTTTTATATACGGAGCAGCAAGCCAAATAACTATGAAATCAAATAGTGATAACTGTTCCTGAAGACGGGGTCTATGCAGTCGGTTTTCGGCAGGCAAACGACAATTACTCATAAACCCCCAGCACAAAGCAGCCATCAGAAAACTGAAGAACTACTGTAAGTTTGCCGGGCCCGTTATACTGCTGCAGTACGGCACCCACGAATGGAGTAACTGAGGCATTATAGTAAGTTAAATTGTTGGATCAAAGCTGCGTTTGAGGTGAGTTCAATGCCTATTTATATGGGCCTGCTAACTATAGGATGCTGGGAACCAGGTGTGACGCCGTTTCTCGTTTATCTGCATTCCGTTGCTGTGGCGTAAGCCTACCGCTTGTGACTTTTCTATTGGGTAGGCCTCCAGCCTGTCAGGAGTTATAACTCCAGCGCATTTATATAACAGATTTATATATAACCTGATTTTTTTCTTATATTTACTTTAAATGGATAAAAGCTATATTCAATTTTCTTTTCCGCTGCATTTCTAACCCGACAACCTGGATCATCTGATGCGTGAAGAGCCCTTACAATTCATACAAGTAAATACAGAAGATATTGCCTACATCCTGGGCCTGTTATCAATGCAGCATCCGGTAAGTGAGGAACTGCAGGGCGAATTTTATAAACATGCCATTGCCATTCAGCTACAGGAAGGGCAGCACCTGTTACGACAAGGGGATAAGTGCAACTACATGTATTTTATAAGGGAAGGTGCCATGATGGCCTATTCCCTGCACAAGCATAAAAAGATCACTACTTATATCTCTGTTGAAAATGAATTTGTGAGTTCGCTCTCCGGGCTTTACGGCTCCCAACCATCCCGGGAAGCTATAGTGGCTATAGAGCCGACCTTGGTTTTAGGAGTGCATACAGCTGTATTACAAGACTGGTACCAGCGTTTTTTTGATCTTAATTACATCATTCGCCAGGTGTACGAGAATTATTACCGCGATGCCCAGGAGCGCACACATGTGGTTCGGGTTGGTGACGCTTCGGAACGTTACCATTATTTTGTAAAGTCCAAGCCAGGCTATATTGACCGCCTTCCGCTGGAATGCATTGCTTCTTTTCTGGACATGAAGCCGGAAACACTCTCCCGCATTAAAAAGCAGGAGAAGCTTACTGTGCAGACTGGCGACATTGAAAGTTTATTTCAGCAGGTGGCGCAATTTATGCAGGCAACAGAATGCTTTAAAGAGAAAACCATAAAGGTCCATAGTTTGGCTGCGCGCCTGGGCATTCCGGCCTACAAGCTCTCGCTGGCTTTAAATACTTATGCCAAAACCAACTTCAACGACTTTGTCAATCAGTACCGCATTTCTTACTTAAAAGCACAATTAGAGAAAGAAGGGTTTTTGCAGAACTTTACAATAGAAGCCCTGGCCCTGCAGGCAGGATTTGCCTCCAGAAGCGGATTTTACAAGGCCTTTAAAAAGATGGAGGGCATCAGCCCGAAAGAATACCTGGCCGGCACAAAACTATAGTTTCACAGTTGCATTTACTTAAAGTATAGCTATAGTTAATCTGGAATACCTGTAATATTCCCAGTTCTCTTTTACTGCACTTCTATTTAATGAAGGGAATCCTACCTATCAATTATTAACCTAAAATATATTCTGAAGTTTTTTAAACAGGCGGGTTGCAACTTAAAAGTAGTTTTGTGATTTTAATTTGTCTCCGTATTCAAATCAGGACAAATTAGTGCAACTTTATATTAGAAGGTGAAAAGCACAACCTGTAACTTGCGGGAAGAATCTAATGCACTAATTATCAGCGCTACACAAAGATCCTGCCCTGTGCAGAAACCTAACTATAGGCAGGTATTTGAAGGTTTGTTAACGTGTTGTTGCAGAGTTGTTTACAATCTTGCTGCTGCCTGTTTTAACTGATGTTAACTATAGCATATTTTCTCTTTTTCCGCTTCCTGCCCCGCTACCAATAACAATGATAATGCAGCTTCGGCTTTTTTATGGAGTAACATTTTACAATGCATGATTTCAATTTATAGCCAACCCTTTACCCTCTTCTTATGAAACAAGTTGCTGCGCTCTCTGCTGAGTGTTCTGGGCGTGAGCCTTAACCGGGCAGCCGCCATGCAAATTACTGCTATCCTTTTGCAGTAATGCTGAGCTCGTTGTAGCTATAGTTCAAGGCTTTTCAGACAAGGCCGTGCAGCCGTTTTCATTTTCAGAATAATAATAAACAACCAACCTTTTTATATGGAACAATTTTACATGCAGTTATCCGCTTTGTGGGACTATCCCAAATCCTGCGGATTAACACGGCTCAGGTCTCTTTTGCTTAAAGTGATTTCAGACAAGACTGAAATGGTGCCTTTAAACAAGTCAGGCCATCAGATAAGTAAGGGGAGTTATACTTGCTCATTTCAAGCCATAGGTAGCATGCTTTTGCTCATCCTCTTACCATTTACTCTGACAGTTAGTTCTGCTAATGCGCAAGGCCTGCAGATGACGTGTCCTGCAGATATTAATGCAAACACAGCTAGCTCCTGCAATGCTAAAGTTAATTTTACAGATCCTGTCCCTACTATTAAAGATGAATTTAAC
This genomic interval carries:
- a CDS encoding Na+/H+ antiporter NhaC family protein, producing the protein MDQIKKTGGTALVPFLVFVLIFLGAGIVLNDFYALPSPVAVICGIIAAFLLLKGSINAKVDALIRGCGDSQIVTMCIIYLLAGAFAVVSQAIGGVDATVNLGLTYIPVQYLALGVFLLAAFLSTATGTSVGAIVALGPIVVGLAEQSNSPMPLMLGALLGGAMFGDNLSFISDTTIAATQTQDCEMKDKFKVNFLIAGPAALLTIGLLLFAGFQTDPAQAVLPAVQEIELIKIVPYLLVLFLAVYGVNVFVALIAGIVASGAVGIVGGDLDVLLFTKKIYEGFTSMTEIFLLSMLTGGLAEMVRQAGGIQFLLSKANKFISGYRSSQLGVGLLVSGVNSAIANNTVSIVVTGPVAKDISQRYHIDKRKTAAILDIFACIVQGLLPYGAQILIMLSFTKGKVSYLEVLPYAWYLYLLLFFTVLAIVTPFVDKFFQNKPATIPAPQAVAA
- a CDS encoding STAS/SEC14 domain-containing protein, with translation MQNRHVKAYSNPGQVLFNKSQNQEAATYNDVTKPRRIPPLTISFQLETRFLEVVWQRPVSSSEYRQYIRFVGVCIAALRVKYLLTDFSRMGDSTLEDQQDSNSFLNEVKKKATLSRSARVFSSTGTQQQMYEAVIKNGPDQPYEIRFFFDQEQARDWLLQPPFPKEALTTRKLPIPLQASVRDLKRYAACELTENPLQEATTGKTETTALLHPDSQVMRCQTDFVTIVTDNKTKLLQLRWLRRVTSREYRYAVLKTARAVINNNIQAILVNNQQLGIINLEDQAWAVAITVSVLKKNPVERLAIISAPDVMQQIASENMNRRVKNQIYPQTIQYFLTEDEAIEWLSFAQDNLQETT
- a CDS encoding sugar MFS transporter, which codes for MDGVTPTTQSTPANEQVTAKNFTGPLIIVTLLFFMWGLITCMNDILIPKLQQVFVLQHWQAMLVQSAFFGAYFFISLLYFIISVTKGDPVMRIGYKNGIIAGLVVAAAGCVLFYPAADLQSYGFFLIALFVLASGITILQIAANPYVTILGPASGAASRLNMTQALNSFGTTIAPLIGGYLIFETVNTVAAANAESVKMPYLGLAASLIAIAVLIKLAKLPHVKGEGRIIPDSGALKYRHLVLGIICVFMYVGGEVAIGSTLINFFKLPHIAGLTEAEGGHYLALFWGGAMIGRFFGAVALADFRNNNTKYLIIGAITAVVFTLMFTIYGQEEALIALGMIVLNFLVLLLGRFLPGRTLGFFATAVIVLLLITILATGSVAMWSVIAIGLFNSIMFPTIFTLAIKGLGVHTSQGSSLLVMAIVGGAIIPPLQGYVADVTGNLQISFIVPILCYLYIVYYGFRGSKVEEIDPSAEA
- a CDS encoding helix-turn-helix domain-containing protein, which translates into the protein MREEPLQFIQVNTEDIAYILGLLSMQHPVSEELQGEFYKHAIAIQLQEGQHLLRQGDKCNYMYFIREGAMMAYSLHKHKKITTYISVENEFVSSLSGLYGSQPSREAIVAIEPTLVLGVHTAVLQDWYQRFFDLNYIIRQVYENYYRDAQERTHVVRVGDASERYHYFVKSKPGYIDRLPLECIASFLDMKPETLSRIKKQEKLTVQTGDIESLFQQVAQFMQATECFKEKTIKVHSLAARLGIPAYKLSLALNTYAKTNFNDFVNQYRISYLKAQLEKEGFLQNFTIEALALQAGFASRSGFYKAFKKMEGISPKEYLAGTKL